From the Homo sapiens chromosome 1, GRCh38.p14 Primary Assembly genome, one window contains:
- the MYSM1 gene encoding deubiquitinase MYSM1 isoform X4, with the protein MHETNQGEFITSDSQEALFSKSSRGCLQNEKQDETLSSSEITLWTEKQSNGDKKSIELNDQKFNELIKNCNKHDGRGIIVDARQLPSPEPCEIQKNLNDNEMLFHSCQMVEESHEEEELKPPEQEIEIDRNIIQEEEKQAIPEFFEGRQAKTPERYLKIRNYILDQWEICKPKYLNKTSVRPGLKNCGDVNCIGRIHTYLELIGAINFGCEQAVYNRPQTVDKVRIRDRKDAVEAYQLAQRLQSMRTRRRRVRDPWGNWCDAKDLEGQTFEHLSAEELAKRREEEKGRPVKSLKVPRPTKSSFDPFQLIPCNFFSEEKQEPFQVKVASEALLIMDLHAHVSMAEVIGLLGGRYSEVDKVVEVCAAEPCNSLSTGLQCEMDPVSQTQASETLAVRGFSVIGWYHSHPAFDPNPSLRDIDTQAKYQSYFSRGGAKFIGMIVSPYNRNNPLPYSQITCLVISEEISPDGSYRLPYKFEVQQMLEEPQWGLVFEKTRWIIEKYRLSHSSVPMDKIFRRDSDLTCLQKLLECMRKTLSKVTNCFMAEEFLTEIENLFLSNYKSNQENGVTEENCTKELLM; encoded by the exons ATGCATGAAACCAATCAAGGAGAATTCATTACTTCTGACAGCCAGGAAGCTCTCTTTTCTAAGTCTTCCAGGGGCTGTcttcaaaatgaaaagcaagatgAAACACTTTCAAGCTCAGAAATTACACTGTGGACTGAGAAACAGAGCAATGGTGACAAAAAATCAATTGAATTAAATGACCAGAAATTTAATGAATTGATTAAAAACTGCAACAAGCATGATGGAAGGGGAATAATAGTTGATGCCAGGCAGTTGCCTTCTCCAGAGCCTTgtgaaattcagaaaaatttgaATGATAATGAAATGCTTTTTCATTCTTGCCAAATGGTAGAGGAAAGCCATGAGGAAGAAGAGCTTAAGCCACCAGAACAGGAAATAGAAATAGATAGAAATATCattcaagaagaagaaaaacaagcaattcCTGAGTTTTTTGAGGGGCGCCAAGCTAAAACACCAGAACGCtatttgaaaattagaaattatattttggatCAATG GGAGATATGCAAACCAAAATACTTAAATAAGACCTCAGTACGTCCTGGCCTGAAGAACTGTGGAGATGTTAATTGTATTGGACGGATTCATACATACCTCGAATTGATAGGAGCAATCAATTTTGGatgtg AACAGGCTGTGTATAATAGGCCACAAACAGTTGACAAAGTACGAATCAGAGACAGAAAAGATGCAGTAGAAGCATACCAACTTGCCCAGCGTCTGCAGTCTATG CGTACAAGGAGACGTAGGGTCCGAGACCCATGGGGAAACTGGTGTGATGCAAAGGACTTAGAAGGACAAACGTTTGAG CATCTCTCTGCTGAGGAGTTggcaaaaagaagagaagaggaaaaaggcaGACCTGTTAAATCTTTAAAAGTGCCAAGACCAACAAAAAG ctcgTTTGATCCCTTCCAACTGAtaccttgtaatttttttagtgaAGAAAAGCAG GAGCCATTTCAGGTGAAAGTGGCTTCAGAAGCACTTTTAATAATGGATTTG CATGCTCATGTTTCTATGGCAGAAGTGATTGGTCTGTTAGGAGGAAGATACTCAGAAGTTGATAAAGTAGTTGAA GTCTGTGCAGCAGAACCATGTAACAGTCTGAGTACAGGACTACAGTGTGAGATGGATCCTGTATCACAAACACAGGCCTCAGAAACCTTGGCTGTTAGAGGCTTCAGTGTTATTGGATGGTATCATTCTCATCCTGCTTTTGATCCTAATCCTTCCTTACGAGATATTGACACACAAGCTAAATACCAG AGTTACTTCTCCAGAGGAGGTGCAAAGTTCATTGGGATGATTGTTAGTCCCTATAATCGAAATAATCCCTTACCATATTCTCAGATTACCTGCCTGGTTATAAGTGAGGAAATTAGCCCAGATGGCTCTTATC GCTTACCTTACAAATTTGAAGTACAGCAGATGTTAGAAGAACCTCAGTGGGGATTAGTATTTGAAAAGACAAGATGGATAATAGAAAAATACAGGCTCTCCCATAG CAGCGTCCCCATGGATAAAATCTTTCGCCGGGATTCTGACCTGACTTGTTTGCAGAAA CTTTTGGAGTGTATGAGGAAGACTCTGAGCAAAGTG